DNA sequence from the Shewanella piezotolerans WP3 genome:
TAAAAATCCATAAAAAAACCCGGTGCTAACACCAGGTTTCATTTTAACAAATAGCTTAGCGCTATCTTGTTATCGACGCTTGAGAATACTCTCGTTCAATACGCTCAGCATTGTCTCAGTGTCACCCCAGCCGATACATGCATCTGTTACACTCTGACCATAACAAAGTGATTGGCCTTCAACAGGATCCTGTCTACCTTCAACCAGATTACTTTCGACCATAACACCAAATATCGATGTTTCACCGGCGCTCAATTGGCCAGCCACATCATCGGCAACTGACATCTGCAGCGCAAACTGTTTACGGCTATTGGCATGGCTAAAGTCGATCATAATATTATTAGCAAGCCCTGCTTTTTCGAGCTGCTGATTGATCTCCGCCACATGCGCTGCACTGTAGTTAGGCTCTTTACCACCACGCAAAATGATATGACAATCAGGATTCCCCTTAGTTTCAACAATCGCTGAATGGCCAAATTTTGTCACCGAAAGGAAATGGTGTGGTGCGCTGGCTGCGCCAATGGCATCAATAGCGACTTTAATAGTGCCATCGGTACCATTCTTAAACCCTACAGGGCTTGAAAGACCAGAAGCTAACTCTCTATGCACTTGCGATTCAGTGGTGCGAGCGCCAATTGCGCCCCAACACATTAAGTCGGCAACATATTGCGGCGTGATCATATCTAAAAACTCACCAGCAGTTGGCAAGCCCATATCATTAAGATCAAGCAAAAGCTTGCGAGCTGTGCGCAAACCATCATTTAGCTTAAAGCTATTATCCATATTCGGATCGTTGATTAAGCCTTTCCAGCCAACTGTTGTGCGCGGCTTTTCAAAATAGACGCGCATAACAATCTCTAATTGATCTTTGTACTTCTCACGCAGCTCAACGAGACGTTTTCCGTACTCAACTGCTGCAACAGGATCATGAATAGAGCAAGGGCCGATAACCACTAAAAGGCGGTCATCCTTTTTTGCTAAGATATTATGGATGCTTTCACGCGCATTAAATACGGTCGCTGATGCGTTCTCTGTTGCCGGAAATCGCTCCAAAATTGCAATTGGAGGTAACAACTCTTTAATCTTATTAATTCGAACATCATCATTTTGGTAATACATGGTAATACTGCGCTCCGTCTAGCGTGTGAATTCTTATCTCTCGATTGCGATACTGCGTTCAATTTATCCAGTATCGCTTCACATTGCAATCAAGTAATTATAAATTACACAAAATAAACTTAACTACCTATTTTAAAAGGAATAATTAGAATGACTTTCACTATCTTTATTCTATATAAAGCCAATTAATTCCCACTAAACATCCTATAATGCTTTCAACTAACTAATAACGCGTTCAAATACTGCCGTGCACAAGTATACAAAATGTTACTCGTAGTTAGGATCGTGACAGTCGCTGCTGTAAAAATCAACGAAGATGGGCTGTTATGGTGGTTGGGCTGTCGGGGAGAACAGGCGTTATCCTATAAAAGACAAGCATTAGGTATCACTGCATATCGATAAAAACCGATGTCATTAGCAAGCAAGCTAATGACTTCTCATTGCATGAAGTTTTGATTGATAACGATGCTTATTGTTTAAGTCGTTGGTCAATGATAATGCCTTCTCCATGTTAACTTGAGCTCGACGTTCATCACCCGTAGCCCAATATGTTCTAGATAGACCAAAATAAAATTCATGACGGTAATCAGCCTTATCAATCGCTTTTTTATACCAGTTTAACGCGAGCTTATACTCTTTATCGAAGTAAGCTTGCTGTGCCATGCTGTAGTAATAATAGGGATTACGGATCCGAGCAAGCTCCATCACTTTGTGCACATCAGCCCACTCATCGAGCCTATTTTGCTCGCCAAGAATAATCGCATAGTTATACAGCGCATTCATATCATCAGGATCGATGGTTAACGCTAATTTGTACAAAGCCTCAGCCTCTTCAATCAGCCCCTTATACCGATATAGCACAGCTAGCGTATTAATCGCAGGTAAGAATTGATTATCCTGCTGCAAACTGAGCTTCAACAAGCCATACGCTTTATCATATTGTCCTTTTACCAAGGCTTCTGCGGCAACATTATTGTAATACATTGAGGCCACCATCGACTGACTCACTCGACGCTTGTCATAGCCTTGCATCGCTCGCTCAGGTAAAAAATCGATTTGAATTGCGCCGATAGAAAAATTAATACTGTTACGCTGCTCTTGAGGCAGTAACTTAAGGTTAATATGACCATTTACAAGATAAAATCCCCCTTGTTTATCCCAAACAGGCGGAACGTCAATCTCTTGGAATTGGACAGTTACATCTAGCTCATCGGCTATAGCGGCGGTTAATAGCACTAGAGATAAACAGTTCCCTTCTCTGTCATTGAAGGTTTCGCTAGCAGAGCGGGTCAAGTTATCGGCATAACGAAACCCTCCATCTTGAGCGTTAATATAGTTTGCTAACCATTTGTGGACTAAAATATTATTCGATTTAGACAACTTGGCTCTATTAAAATCCTTGCGAACTTTTCTAAGGTCGTTATCTGATAAATAAAATAGACTCTCGGCCGCTGGAAGCTCGGGGATCGCATGGAAGTGCTCATCATGATAATAGCTTTCAAGTGCATACTGTTTGCTTGGTTCAGAGGTCGAAGTACAAGCTTGCAGCAGAAAAAGAAATGATAATAGGCTTATAGAAACACTCTTCATAACACTCTCAACACAAGAAACCTTACCTATAAGCATAGTCGGTATGGCTTATTCTCTTTGCTAAAAACGTTACAAATCGTAAATCAAATGCATGAGCTCATTAGTCAATAACTAACATCTATCACTGCGATGTTATGGGAGACGGTTTATCTATTTCGATATAAAGTTGTTTATCTTG
Encoded proteins:
- the aroG gene encoding 3-deoxy-7-phosphoheptulonate synthase AroG; translation: MYYQNDDVRINKIKELLPPIAILERFPATENASATVFNARESIHNILAKKDDRLLVVIGPCSIHDPVAAVEYGKRLVELREKYKDQLEIVMRVYFEKPRTTVGWKGLINDPNMDNSFKLNDGLRTARKLLLDLNDMGLPTAGEFLDMITPQYVADLMCWGAIGARTTESQVHRELASGLSSPVGFKNGTDGTIKVAIDAIGAASAPHHFLSVTKFGHSAIVETKGNPDCHIILRGGKEPNYSAAHVAEINQQLEKAGLANNIMIDFSHANSRKQFALQMSVADDVAGQLSAGETSIFGVMVESNLVEGRQDPVEGQSLCYGQSVTDACIGWGDTETMLSVLNESILKRR
- a CDS encoding tetratricopeptide repeat protein, producing MKSVSISLLSFLFLLQACTSTSEPSKQYALESYYHDEHFHAIPELPAAESLFYLSDNDLRKVRKDFNRAKLSKSNNILVHKWLANYINAQDGGFRYADNLTRSASETFNDREGNCLSLVLLTAAIADELDVTVQFQEIDVPPVWDKQGGFYLVNGHINLKLLPQEQRNSINFSIGAIQIDFLPERAMQGYDKRRVSQSMVASMYYNNVAAEALVKGQYDKAYGLLKLSLQQDNQFLPAINTLAVLYRYKGLIEEAEALYKLALTIDPDDMNALYNYAIILGEQNRLDEWADVHKVMELARIRNPYYYYSMAQQAYFDKEYKLALNWYKKAIDKADYRHEFYFGLSRTYWATGDERRAQVNMEKALSLTNDLNNKHRYQSKLHAMRSH